From a region of the Panicum virgatum strain AP13 chromosome 2K, P.virgatum_v5, whole genome shotgun sequence genome:
- the LOC120663986 gene encoding disease resistance protein TAO1-like, with amino-acid sequence MSLQAASRYIPSLSMLRLDVSPDDAETTLLHVKQKWNHELPLATMWLGRCDLLFSSHSNALALWACFARLVDLTIWDCDALVYWPENVFQVLVSLRELSIRGCSKLTGRTQASGEQSAPGRDGLLPHLESLGIYDCASLVEEDTRLARGEGVVQLDTSSSIPGSSSREATTSTAVLKLSSAANHRFLPRLESLDIWHCYGLSEVANLPPSIKTLGIYYCGNLQSLSGQLGDIQKLTIDSCRQLESLDSCLGELRSLEELELYGCKSLVSLPDGPQAYSSLRVLWITHCDGVKSLPPSLQSRLGCLEEKVLDARYEDLPEPKTRKCAMRSLACLK; translated from the exons ATGTCCCTACAGGCAGCTAGCAGATACATTCCTTCACTGTCCATGCTGCGTCTGGACGTGTCACCCGATGACGCGGAAACAACATTGCTGCATGTCAAGCAGAAATGGAATCATGAACTCCCCTTGGCAACTATGTGGTTAGGTAGGTGCGACCTTCTGTTCTCATCCCACTCAAATGCACTAGCGCTGTGGGCATGTTTTGCACGGCTAGTAGATTTGACAATTTGGGATTGCGACGCTCTTGTCTACTGGCCAGAAAACGTGTTCCAGGTCCTGGTATCCCTGAGGGAGTTATCGATTCGGGGATGCAGCAAACTGACAGGACGCACACAAGCTTCTGGCGAGCAATCTGCTCCAGGACGGGATGGACTCCTGCCACATCTGGAGTCTCTAGGGATATATGATTGCGCATCTTTGGTAGAG GAGGACACAAGGTTGGCGAGGGGAGAAGGTGTTGTACAGCTGGacacatcatcatcaattccagGGTCCAGCAGTCGTGAGGCCACAACGTCTACAGCTGTACTGAAGCTGTCATCAGCAGCCAACCATCGCTTCCTTCCACGCCTAGAATCTCTAGATATATGGCACTGCTATGGTTTGTCTGAGGTTGCCAATCTTCCTCCGTCTATCAAGACCTTGGGCATTTATTACTGCGGCAATCTTCAATCCTTATCAGGACAGCTAGGTGACATCCAAAAATTAACTATTGACTCATGCCGTCAGTTGGAATCACTGGATTCTTGCTTAGGAGAGCTCCGGTCGCTGGAAGAACTCGAGCTTTATGGTTGCAAAAGCCTGGTATCCTTACCGGATGGGCCTCAAGCATACTCATCCCTTAGAGTTCTTTGGATTACACATTGTGATGGTGTGAAGTCGCTCCCGCCGAGCCTACAGAGCCGTT